The Streptomyces spororaveus genome includes a region encoding these proteins:
- the efeU gene encoding iron uptake transporter permease EfeU yields MFGNYLIGLREGLEASLVVCILVAYLVKTGRRDALRPVWLGIAIACGISLAFGAMLEFGTQELTFEAQELLGGTLSIISVGLVTWMVFWMKRTARHLKADLHGKLDTALAMGTGALVATAFLAVGREGLETALFVWASVRASGEGSSAPLIGVLLGIATAILLGYLFYRGTLKINLAKFFRWTGAMLVVVAAGVLAYGVHDLQEARFLGGLGDKAFDISETVPPDSWYGTLLKGVFNFQPDPTVLQLTVWLLYLVPVLTLFLVDRGRPAGAPKVRPADSDSAPAS; encoded by the coding sequence GTGTTCGGCAACTATCTGATCGGCCTGCGCGAGGGGCTGGAGGCCAGCCTGGTCGTCTGCATCCTCGTCGCCTACCTGGTGAAGACCGGCCGCCGGGACGCCCTGCGTCCCGTGTGGCTGGGCATCGCGATCGCCTGCGGGATCTCCCTCGCCTTCGGCGCGATGCTCGAATTCGGCACCCAGGAGCTGACCTTCGAGGCGCAGGAGCTGCTCGGCGGCACCCTGTCGATCATCTCGGTGGGTCTGGTGACGTGGATGGTCTTCTGGATGAAGCGCACCGCGCGGCATCTGAAGGCCGATCTGCACGGCAAGCTCGACACGGCGCTGGCCATGGGCACCGGGGCGCTGGTCGCCACCGCCTTCCTGGCCGTCGGCCGGGAGGGCCTGGAGACGGCGCTGTTCGTGTGGGCGTCGGTACGGGCCAGCGGCGAGGGTTCCTCGGCTCCGCTGATCGGTGTGCTGCTGGGCATCGCCACGGCGATCCTGCTCGGCTACCTCTTCTACCGGGGCACGCTGAAGATCAATCTGGCCAAGTTCTTCCGGTGGACCGGCGCCATGCTGGTGGTCGTGGCCGCGGGCGTGCTCGCGTACGGGGTGCACGACCTCCAGGAGGCCCGTTTCCTGGGCGGCCTGGGCGACAAGGCCTTCGACATCAGCGAGACGGTCCCGCCGGACAGCTGGTACGGGACCCTGCTCAAGGGCGTCTTCAACTTCCAGCCCGACCCCACCGTCCTGCAGCTCACGGTGTGGCTGCTGTACCTGGTGCCCGTGCTGACGCTGTTCCTGGTCGACCGGGGCCGTCCGGCGGGCGCGCCGAAGGTGCGGCCCGCGGACTCGGACTCCGCGCCCGCCAGCTGA
- a CDS encoding TetR/AcrR family transcriptional regulator, with amino-acid sequence MPKTPDATRRNDRSRRAILDAALALVGEVGYNKLTIEAIAARAGVGKQTIYRWWPSKAAVLLDASLALAGDAETESEWTGFPDTGDLAADLKHVLRLTVDEFNDEKYEAPARALTAAGATDPELGARFTEQLLEPQLALYEERLRAAREAGQLAPDTDLRLTVEMLVGPLTYRWLMRTAPLTHAYTDALVDRVLGGVANVTAR; translated from the coding sequence ATGCCCAAGACCCCTGACGCCACCCGCCGCAACGACCGCTCCCGGCGCGCCATCCTCGACGCCGCGCTCGCCCTCGTCGGGGAGGTCGGCTACAACAAGCTGACCATCGAGGCCATCGCCGCGCGTGCGGGCGTCGGCAAGCAGACGATCTACCGATGGTGGCCGTCGAAGGCCGCCGTCCTCCTCGATGCCTCCCTGGCCCTCGCCGGGGACGCGGAGACGGAGTCCGAGTGGACCGGCTTCCCCGACACCGGGGACCTCGCGGCCGACCTCAAGCACGTCCTGCGGCTGACGGTCGACGAGTTCAACGACGAGAAGTACGAAGCCCCCGCGCGCGCCCTGACGGCGGCCGGGGCCACCGACCCCGAGCTCGGCGCCCGCTTCACCGAGCAGCTGCTGGAGCCCCAGCTCGCCCTGTACGAGGAGCGGCTGCGCGCGGCCCGCGAGGCCGGCCAGCTCGCGCCGGACACGGACCTGCGCCTCACGGTCGAGATGCTCGTCGGTCCGCTCACCTACCGCTGGCTGATGCGCACCGCGCCCCTGACGCACGCCTACACCGACGCGCTCGTGGACCGGGTGCTGGGCGGGGTGGCCAACGTCACCGCCCGCTAG
- the ddaH gene encoding dimethylargininase codes for MKERRFSPALVPSRVSREEPSLRRVATPRRYLMCPPAHFKVTYSINPWMDPTKPVDLPLALAQWEDLRDRYRSLGHIVETLEPDPALPDMVFAANGALVVDGRVLGARFAYPERAAEAERHLDWFRSNGYSDLHEPSHVNEGEGDFAVTDRYILAGRGFRSSPLSHDEAQEFFGRPVIGLDLVDPRYYHLDTALSVLDGDEIMYYPDAFSPGSQGVLRRLFPDALIADGRDAAALGLNAVSDGLHVLLPQAATGLLEPLRDRGFEPVPMDLGELLKGGGSVKCCTQELRP; via the coding sequence GTGAAGGAGAGACGATTCTCTCCAGCACTCGTCCCGAGTCGTGTAAGTCGTGAGGAGCCTTCTTTGCGCAGAGTCGCCACACCCCGGCGCTACCTGATGTGCCCACCCGCACACTTCAAGGTCACGTACTCCATCAATCCGTGGATGGATCCCACGAAACCGGTGGACCTGCCCCTCGCCCTGGCCCAGTGGGAGGACCTGCGGGACCGGTACCGCTCCCTCGGCCACATCGTCGAAACCCTCGAACCCGACCCCGCGCTGCCCGACATGGTCTTCGCGGCGAACGGCGCCCTCGTCGTCGACGGCCGCGTCCTCGGGGCCCGGTTCGCCTACCCCGAACGGGCCGCCGAGGCCGAGAGGCACCTCGACTGGTTCCGGAGCAACGGCTACTCCGACCTTCACGAGCCCTCCCACGTCAACGAGGGCGAGGGGGACTTCGCGGTCACCGACCGCTACATCCTGGCCGGCCGGGGCTTCCGCTCCAGTCCGCTCTCGCACGACGAGGCCCAGGAGTTCTTCGGCCGCCCCGTCATCGGCCTCGACCTGGTGGACCCGCGCTACTACCACCTGGACACGGCGCTCAGCGTTCTCGACGGCGACGAGATCATGTACTACCCCGACGCCTTCTCGCCCGGCAGCCAGGGAGTGCTCAGGCGGCTCTTCCCGGACGCCCTGATCGCCGACGGCCGGGACGCGGCCGCCCTCGGCCTCAACGCGGTCTCGGACGGCCTGCACGTCCTGCTCCCGCAGGCGGCGACCGGACTGCTGGAGCCGCTGCGGGACCGGGGCTTCGAGCCGGTCCCGATGGATCTGGGCGAGCTGCTCAAGGGCGGCGGCAGCGTGAAGTGCTGTACCCAGGAGCTGCGCCCGTAG
- a CDS encoding PhzF family phenazine biosynthesis protein, whose product MTDIEVLRYTAFSHDPDGGNPAGVVLDAAGLDERAMLEIAAGLGYSETAFLTAPPEGFGGEEGRSFTVRYFSPKAEVPFCGHATVATAVALGERIGPCELLLATRAGTVPVSVTSEDGRLRATLTSVEPHTEEIGAADLAEALAALDWPEADLDPAFPPAIAYAGARHLVIGARTRARLAGLAYDFARLEALMRRLDLTTVQLVHRAGPAEFHVRDPFPVGGVVEDPATGAAAAAFGAYARERGLVPADAVLTLHQGADMGRPGVLTVELREGDPRVRVSGEGVRIP is encoded by the coding sequence ATGACCGACATCGAGGTACTGCGCTACACCGCCTTCTCCCACGACCCGGACGGCGGCAACCCCGCCGGGGTCGTGCTCGACGCCGCCGGCCTGGACGAGCGCGCCATGCTGGAGATCGCCGCCGGGCTCGGCTACAGCGAGACGGCCTTCCTGACCGCCCCGCCCGAGGGGTTCGGCGGGGAGGAGGGCCGGTCGTTCACGGTGCGCTACTTCAGCCCCAAGGCGGAGGTCCCCTTCTGCGGGCACGCGACCGTGGCCACGGCCGTCGCGCTGGGGGAGCGGATCGGGCCGTGCGAGCTCCTCCTCGCCACCCGGGCGGGGACCGTACCGGTGTCCGTCACCTCCGAGGACGGCCGGCTGCGGGCCACGCTCACCAGCGTCGAGCCGCACACCGAGGAGATCGGCGCGGCGGACCTCGCCGAAGCACTGGCCGCCCTGGACTGGCCCGAGGCCGACCTGGACCCGGCGTTCCCGCCCGCGATCGCCTACGCCGGGGCCCGGCACCTGGTGATCGGCGCCCGCACCCGGGCCCGGCTCGCCGGCCTCGCCTACGACTTCGCCCGGCTGGAGGCCCTGATGCGGCGCCTGGACCTCACCACGGTCCAGCTGGTGCACCGGGCCGGCCCGGCCGAGTTCCACGTCCGCGACCCCTTCCCGGTGGGCGGCGTGGTCGAGGACCCCGCCACGGGAGCCGCCGCGGCCGCCTTCGGCGCGTACGCCCGCGAGCGCGGCCTGGTCCCGGCGGACGCGGTCCTCACGCTCCACCAGGGCGCGGACATGGGCCGGCCCGGGGTCCTCACGGTGGAACTGCGCGAAGGCGACCCGCGGGTGCGGGTGAGCGGCGAGGGCGTCCGCATCCCGTGA
- a CDS encoding multidrug effflux MFS transporter has protein sequence MSERGPATAASHDSSPESPSAPTAEAPLTAARRTGLLVTFILGGLTALPPLSMDMYLPALPQVTDVLNSPAATIQLTLTACLAGMALGQLVIGPMSDKWGRRRPLLIGMAVYVLATAICALAPTAELLIAFRLIQGLAGAAAIVIARAVVRDLYDGVEMARFFSTLMLISGAAPIIAPLIGGQVLRVADWRGVFVVLTVVGTVLTLMVWRGLGETLPPERRHTGGVGSALRTMRGLLGDRVFAGYTLTGGFAFAVLFSYISASPFVIQEIYGASPQAFSLLFGLNSVGLILVGQINGKLLVGRVRLDKVLAVGLGTITAAAVALLLMSTGVFGEVGLTPIAAALFVLMSAMGVVLPNTNAQALMRTPHAAGSASALLGTSSFLVGAIASPLVGIAGEDTAVPMALVQLVCALLAVGAFLGLCRPWQTASAE, from the coding sequence ATGTCGGAGAGAGGCCCCGCGACGGCCGCCTCGCACGACTCGTCGCCCGAATCGCCCTCCGCCCCCACCGCCGAAGCGCCCCTGACGGCCGCACGCCGCACGGGTCTGCTGGTCACCTTCATACTCGGCGGGCTCACCGCCCTCCCCCCGCTGTCCATGGACATGTACCTGCCGGCCCTGCCGCAGGTCACCGATGTCCTGAACAGCCCTGCCGCGACCATCCAGCTCACCCTCACCGCCTGCCTCGCCGGCATGGCCCTGGGCCAGCTCGTCATCGGCCCGATGAGCGACAAGTGGGGCCGCCGCCGGCCCCTGCTCATCGGCATGGCCGTCTACGTCCTGGCCACCGCGATCTGCGCGCTCGCCCCGACCGCCGAGCTGCTGATCGCCTTCCGGCTGATCCAGGGCCTGGCCGGCGCCGCCGCGATCGTCATCGCCCGGGCCGTCGTACGCGACCTGTACGACGGCGTCGAGATGGCCCGGTTCTTCTCCACCCTGATGCTCATATCCGGGGCCGCCCCGATCATCGCCCCGCTCATCGGCGGGCAGGTGCTGCGCGTCGCCGACTGGCGCGGGGTCTTCGTCGTGCTCACCGTCGTCGGCACGGTGCTCACGCTGATGGTCTGGCGCGGCCTCGGCGAAACGCTGCCGCCCGAGCGGCGGCACACCGGCGGCGTCGGCTCCGCCCTGCGGACCATGCGCGGGCTGCTCGGCGACCGGGTCTTCGCCGGCTACACCCTGACCGGCGGCTTCGCCTTCGCCGTGCTCTTCTCCTACATATCCGCCTCGCCCTTCGTGATCCAGGAGATCTACGGGGCCTCGCCGCAGGCCTTCTCCCTGCTCTTCGGGCTCAACTCGGTCGGCCTGATCCTCGTCGGCCAGATCAACGGCAAGCTGCTGGTGGGCCGGGTCCGTCTGGACAAGGTCCTGGCCGTCGGCCTCGGGACCATCACGGCCGCGGCGGTGGCCCTGCTGCTGATGTCGACCGGGGTGTTCGGGGAGGTCGGGCTGACTCCGATCGCCGCCGCGCTGTTCGTCCTGATGTCGGCGATGGGCGTGGTCCTGCCGAACACCAACGCGCAGGCCCTGATGCGGACCCCGCACGCGGCCGGATCGGCCTCCGCACTGCTCGGCACCTCCTCGTTCCTGGTCGGCGCGATCGCATCGCCGCTGGTGGGCATCGCGGGCGAGGACACGGCGGTACCGATGGCACTGGTCCAGCTGGTGTGCGCGCTCCTCGCCGTGGGCGCCTTCCTCGGGCTGTGCCGCCCCTGGCAGACCGCGTCCGCCGAGTGA
- the efeO gene encoding iron uptake system protein EfeO, translated as MRPARLTVIAAASVAAALTAVTGCSQKSDAGSEGAIKVTASDSACEVSKTEFPSGKVQLDVENKGSKVTEVYVLFPDARIVTERENIGPGTKASITAEIKAGDYEIVCKPGMKGDGISQKVKATGQGGGEKRSPEMDAAVAAYRAYVVQQAEETLPKAQAFADAVKAGDVEGAKKLYAGSRIGWERTEPVAESFGDIDPKVDVREDGLEAGQDPAKDWTGWHRLEKSLWADNKIDDNDKKLADTLITDLTDWQKKVGQAEITPTSIANGAKELLDEVATGKVTGEEERYSRTDLVDFKANVEGAQKAYELLKPIASKNDPELVKQLDTQFTALNTLLDKYRADQTTYEFTSYDKVGEPERKELSDGVNALAEPLSKLAAAVTK; from the coding sequence ATGCGCCCCGCTCGCCTCACCGTCATCGCCGCCGCCTCCGTGGCGGCCGCTCTGACCGCCGTCACCGGCTGCTCCCAGAAGAGCGACGCGGGCAGCGAGGGTGCGATCAAGGTGACGGCGTCCGACAGCGCCTGCGAGGTCTCGAAGACGGAGTTCCCCTCCGGCAAGGTGCAGCTCGACGTCGAGAACAAGGGCTCCAAGGTCACCGAGGTCTACGTCCTCTTCCCGGACGCCCGCATCGTGACCGAGCGCGAGAACATCGGCCCCGGCACCAAGGCCTCCATCACCGCCGAGATCAAGGCGGGCGACTACGAGATCGTCTGCAAGCCCGGCATGAAGGGCGACGGCATCTCCCAGAAGGTCAAGGCCACCGGCCAGGGCGGCGGCGAGAAGCGCTCCCCCGAGATGGACGCCGCGGTCGCCGCCTACCGCGCGTACGTGGTCCAGCAGGCCGAGGAGACCCTCCCCAAGGCGCAGGCCTTCGCGGACGCCGTCAAGGCCGGCGACGTCGAGGGCGCGAAGAAGCTGTACGCGGGCTCGCGCATCGGCTGGGAGCGCACCGAGCCGGTCGCCGAGTCCTTCGGCGACATCGACCCGAAGGTCGACGTCCGCGAGGACGGCCTGGAGGCCGGCCAGGACCCGGCGAAGGACTGGACGGGCTGGCACCGTCTGGAGAAGTCCCTGTGGGCCGACAACAAGATCGACGACAACGACAAGAAGCTCGCCGACACCCTGATCACGGACCTGACCGACTGGCAGAAGAAGGTCGGCCAGGCGGAGATCACCCCGACCTCGATCGCCAACGGCGCCAAGGAGCTCCTGGACGAGGTCGCCACCGGCAAGGTCACCGGCGAGGAGGAGCGCTACTCGCGCACCGACCTCGTCGACTTCAAGGCCAACGTCGAGGGCGCCCAGAAGGCGTACGAGCTGCTCAAGCCGATCGCCTCGAAGAACGACCCGGAGCTGGTCAAGCAGCTCGACACCCAGTTCACGGCCCTGAACACCCTTCTGGACAAGTACCGCGCCGACCAGACCACCTACGAGTTCACCTCGTACGACAAGGTCGGCGAGCCGGAGCGCAAGGAGCTCTCGGACGGCGTGAACGCGCTCGCCGAGCCGCTCTCCAAGCTCGCCGCCGCGGTCACCAAGTAA
- a CDS encoding SDR family oxidoreductase, protein MDESTKKIAVVTGAGSGIGRSVALTLAAAGWAVAAAGRRAEPLEETAEAAGPDADVLCVRADVSDPDDVTALFESVRARYGRLDLLFNNAGTFGPGGVPLEDLTYEAWRSVVDVNLTGSFLCAQAAFRQMKRQDPQGGRIINNGSISAHVPRPNSIAYTATKHAMTGLTKSLSLDGRPYRIACGQIDIGNAATEMTERMQTGILQANGQLAAEPVMDAADVARTVLHMAELPLEANVQFATVMATSMPYIGRG, encoded by the coding sequence ATGGACGAAAGTACGAAGAAGATCGCCGTGGTGACCGGCGCCGGTTCCGGGATCGGCCGCTCCGTGGCGCTGACCCTCGCCGCGGCGGGCTGGGCCGTGGCCGCGGCCGGCCGTCGTGCCGAGCCGCTGGAGGAGACCGCCGAAGCCGCCGGACCGGACGCCGACGTGCTGTGCGTACGGGCGGACGTGAGTGACCCCGACGACGTGACTGCGCTGTTCGAGTCGGTCCGGGCCCGGTACGGGCGTCTCGACCTGCTCTTCAACAACGCGGGCACCTTCGGTCCGGGCGGGGTCCCGCTGGAGGACCTCACCTACGAGGCCTGGCGCTCGGTCGTCGACGTCAACCTCACGGGCTCCTTCCTGTGCGCGCAGGCCGCCTTCCGGCAGATGAAGCGGCAGGACCCGCAGGGCGGCCGCATCATCAACAACGGCTCCATCTCGGCGCACGTGCCGCGCCCGAACTCCATCGCCTACACCGCGACCAAGCACGCGATGACGGGCCTGACCAAGTCCCTCTCGCTGGACGGGCGGCCCTACCGGATCGCCTGCGGCCAGATCGACATCGGCAACGCGGCGACCGAGATGACCGAGCGGATGCAGACCGGCATCCTCCAGGCCAACGGGCAGCTGGCCGCCGAGCCGGTGATGGACGCCGCCGACGTGGCCCGCACGGTCCTGCACATGGCGGAGCTCCCGCTGGAGGCGAACGTGCAGTTCGCGACGGTGATGGCGACCTCGATGCCCTACATCGGCCGCGGCTGA
- the efeB gene encoding iron uptake transporter deferrochelatase/peroxidase subunit: MMTESDSAAQQSPEDSGASAPSRRAVLGWGGAGFALGAAAAGGAVAAFGGGPDMVSAASAGAAVPFHGEHQAGIASAVQDRLHFAAFDVKTKDREELVKLLKEWTAAARLMTAGLPVGDVHEGLPEAPPTDTGEALGLKASRLTLTIGFGPGLFAKGRFGLEGKRPEALVDLELFPGDNLDAARSGGDLCVQACADDPQVAVHAIRQLARIGFGRTAMRWSQLGFGKTSSTTPDEQTPRNMMGFKDGTRNISGTDAAALDKHVWVGAGDGSDWLTGGSYLVARRIRMNIETWDRTPLQEQEDIFGRDKGEGAPVGKSKERDEPFLKAMKPESHVRLAHPDTNSGATILRRGYSFTDGTDGLGRLDAGLFFLAYQRDIRKGFIPIQRNLAKSDGLNEYIQHVGSAVFAVPPGVRDKDDWWGRTLFA, encoded by the coding sequence ATGATGACCGAGTCGGACTCGGCTGCGCAGCAGTCTCCGGAAGACAGTGGCGCTTCCGCGCCCTCACGGCGTGCGGTGCTGGGCTGGGGCGGGGCCGGGTTCGCGCTCGGTGCCGCCGCGGCCGGCGGTGCCGTCGCCGCGTTCGGCGGCGGCCCGGACATGGTCTCGGCGGCGTCCGCCGGCGCGGCCGTGCCGTTCCACGGCGAGCACCAGGCCGGTATCGCGAGCGCCGTGCAGGACCGCCTGCACTTCGCGGCCTTCGACGTGAAGACGAAGGACCGCGAGGAGCTGGTCAAGCTCCTCAAGGAGTGGACCGCGGCGGCCCGCCTGATGACGGCCGGTCTGCCGGTCGGCGACGTCCACGAGGGCCTGCCGGAGGCCCCGCCCACCGACACGGGCGAGGCACTGGGCCTGAAGGCCTCCCGGCTCACGCTGACCATCGGCTTCGGGCCGGGCCTGTTCGCCAAGGGCCGGTTCGGCCTGGAGGGCAAGCGTCCCGAGGCGCTGGTGGACCTGGAGCTCTTCCCCGGCGACAACCTGGACGCGGCCCGCTCCGGGGGCGACCTCTGCGTCCAGGCCTGCGCCGACGACCCGCAGGTCGCCGTGCACGCGATCCGCCAGCTGGCCCGCATCGGCTTCGGCCGCACCGCGATGCGCTGGTCGCAGCTCGGCTTCGGCAAGACCTCGTCGACCACGCCCGACGAGCAGACCCCGCGCAACATGATGGGCTTCAAGGACGGCACCCGGAACATCTCCGGCACCGACGCGGCGGCCCTGGACAAGCACGTGTGGGTCGGCGCGGGCGACGGCAGTGACTGGCTGACCGGCGGCTCGTACCTGGTGGCGCGCCGGATCCGGATGAACATCGAGACCTGGGACCGCACCCCGCTCCAGGAGCAGGAGGACATCTTCGGCCGCGACAAGGGCGAGGGTGCCCCGGTCGGCAAGTCCAAGGAGCGCGACGAGCCGTTCCTGAAGGCGATGAAGCCGGAGTCCCACGTCCGCCTCGCGCACCCGGACACCAACAGCGGTGCGACGATCCTGCGCCGCGGCTACTCCTTCACCGACGGCACGGACGGACTGGGCCGCCTGGACGCGGGCCTGTTCTTCCTCGCCTACCAGCGCGACATACGCAAGGGCTTCATCCCGATCCAGCGCAACCTGGCCAAGTCCGACGGCCTCAACGAATACATCCAGCACGTGGGTTCGGCCGTCTTCGCCGTCCCGCCGGGCGTCCGTGACAAGGACGACTGGTGGGGCCGGACGCTGTTCGCGTAG
- a CDS encoding GNAT family N-acetyltransferase, which produces MSESIGPVLRVIGCAEADLPAGPARQVAELEAAVWPGSSPGHDPALTPRTMLLVDGAGTVAAALSLLYKPVPLAGRTYRAAGLSSVVARPELRGRGLGGRLVAAARAELAADPAVDLALFSCDRPLAAFYEAAGFEVLPGTVLVGGTPEEPLATDHPGFDKVVLAAFFTDGPGRDRAAFTGVRVPLHPGDTDRLW; this is translated from the coding sequence GTGAGCGAATCCATCGGCCCGGTGTTGAGGGTGATCGGATGCGCCGAGGCGGACCTGCCCGCAGGGCCGGCCCGGCAGGTCGCCGAGCTGGAGGCCGCGGTCTGGCCGGGATCCTCGCCCGGGCACGATCCGGCGCTCACGCCGCGCACGATGCTGCTCGTGGACGGCGCCGGGACGGTGGCCGCCGCGCTCTCGCTGCTGTACAAGCCGGTCCCGCTGGCGGGCCGGACGTACCGGGCCGCCGGACTCAGCTCCGTCGTCGCACGGCCGGAGCTGCGCGGCCGCGGGCTCGGCGGCCGGCTGGTCGCGGCGGCCCGCGCCGAACTGGCGGCGGACCCGGCCGTGGACCTGGCGCTGTTCAGCTGCGACCGGCCCCTGGCGGCGTTCTACGAGGCGGCCGGGTTCGAAGTGCTGCCCGGCACGGTCCTGGTGGGCGGGACCCCCGAGGAGCCGCTGGCCACCGACCACCCCGGCTTCGACAAGGTGGTGCTCGCGGCCTTCTTCACGGACGGCCCCGGCCGGGACCGCGCCGCCTTCACGGGCGTCCGCGTCCCGCTCCACCCCGGAGACACCGACAGGCTGTGGTGA
- a CDS encoding heme ABC transporter ATP-binding protein, giving the protein MTGRLSGLLTTGLLTRARRTVPARPAPGDAVAEAVDLHLRLGQREVLAGIDLTARAGEVLALVGPNGAGKSTLLGALAADLPAASGVIRIDGRPVGDWSAPDLALRRSVLPQSAALSFPFPVEDVVRMGRAPWAGTPLAEADEEAVALAMAATEVTDFAARPFSALSGGERARVALARVLAQRAPLLLLDEPTAALDLRHQELVLRICRERAAAGDAVVVVLHDLGLAAAYADRAAVLHDGRIAADGPPAEVFEGGLLSRVYRQPVEVLPHPRTGAPLVVPIRA; this is encoded by the coding sequence ATGACCGGCAGGCTGTCGGGGCTGCTCACGACCGGGCTCCTCACCCGCGCGCGCAGGACCGTACCGGCCCGGCCCGCCCCCGGCGACGCCGTCGCCGAGGCCGTGGACCTGCACCTGCGGCTCGGGCAGCGCGAGGTGCTCGCCGGGATCGACCTGACCGCCCGGGCCGGCGAGGTGCTGGCGCTCGTCGGCCCGAACGGCGCCGGCAAGTCCACACTGCTGGGCGCGCTCGCCGCCGACCTGCCCGCCGCCTCCGGGGTGATCCGGATCGACGGCCGCCCGGTGGGCGACTGGAGCGCGCCGGATCTCGCGCTGCGCCGCTCCGTACTCCCCCAGTCGGCCGCACTGTCCTTCCCCTTTCCGGTGGAGGACGTCGTACGGATGGGCCGCGCGCCCTGGGCCGGCACCCCGCTCGCCGAGGCCGACGAGGAGGCGGTGGCCCTCGCCATGGCCGCCACCGAGGTCACGGACTTCGCCGCGCGCCCCTTCTCCGCCCTCTCCGGTGGCGAGCGGGCCCGGGTCGCGCTGGCCCGCGTACTGGCCCAGCGGGCCCCGCTGCTGCTGCTCGACGAGCCGACCGCCGCCCTGGACCTGCGCCATCAGGAGCTCGTGCTGCGCATCTGCCGGGAGCGGGCCGCGGCCGGGGACGCGGTCGTCGTCGTCCTGCACGATCTGGGGCTGGCCGCCGCCTACGCGGACCGGGCGGCCGTGCTGCACGACGGGCGGATCGCCGCGGACGGCCCGCCGGCCGAGGTGTTCGAGGGCGGGCTGCTGAGCCGGGTCTACCGCCAGCCGGTGGAGGTGCTCCCGCACCCGCGTACCGGGGCCCCGCTGGTGGTCCCCATCCGGGCTTGA
- a CDS encoding small ribosomal subunit Rsm22 family protein, which produces MNASAPTSAETLRSTLGRLLDGIPPKQATAAVERLIASYRGQTPTDAPVLRDRSDVAAYAAYRMPATFEAVRGALDGLAEAAPDWAPGSHVDVGGGTGSATWAVDATWDGPRETTVLDWAEPALALGRELAAASTSEVLRGATWRRAVIGSALNIPEADLVTVSYVLGELTAQARKAVVAEAARAGQAVVLIEPGTPEGYLRIREARDQLIEAGLRIAAPCPHDGTCPIEVGQDWCHFSARVSRSSLHRQVKGGSLPYEDEKFSYVAATRFPVEPAASRITRKPQIRKGLVLLELCGPEGTGLTRVNVTKRHGDLYKAARDADWGQAWPPAPQP; this is translated from the coding sequence GTGAACGCCTCCGCCCCCACCTCCGCCGAGACCCTCCGCAGCACGCTGGGCAGACTGCTCGACGGAATCCCGCCGAAGCAGGCCACGGCCGCCGTCGAGCGGCTCATCGCCAGCTACCGGGGGCAGACCCCGACCGACGCGCCCGTACTGCGCGACCGCTCCGACGTGGCGGCGTACGCGGCGTACCGGATGCCCGCCACCTTCGAGGCCGTCCGGGGCGCCCTCGACGGGCTGGCCGAGGCGGCGCCCGACTGGGCGCCGGGCTCGCACGTGGACGTGGGCGGCGGCACCGGCTCCGCGACCTGGGCGGTGGACGCCACCTGGGACGGCCCGCGGGAGACCACGGTGCTGGACTGGGCGGAACCCGCCCTGGCCCTCGGCCGGGAGCTGGCGGCCGCCTCGACCTCCGAGGTGCTGCGCGGGGCCACGTGGCGGCGGGCGGTCATCGGCTCGGCGCTGAACATCCCCGAGGCGGACCTGGTGACGGTGTCCTACGTACTGGGCGAGCTGACCGCGCAGGCGCGCAAGGCCGTCGTCGCCGAGGCGGCGCGGGCCGGCCAGGCCGTGGTGCTGATCGAGCCGGGCACTCCGGAGGGGTACCTGCGCATCCGCGAGGCCCGCGACCAGCTGATCGAGGCCGGGCTGCGGATCGCCGCCCCCTGCCCGCACGACGGGACCTGTCCGATCGAGGTCGGCCAGGACTGGTGCCACTTCTCGGCGCGGGTCAGCCGGTCCTCCCTGCACCGGCAGGTCAAGGGCGGCTCGCTGCCGTACGAGGACGAGAAGTTCAGCTACGTCGCCGCGACCCGCTTCCCGGTGGAGCCGGCCGCCTCCCGGATCACGCGGAAGCCGCAGATCCGGAAGGGGCTCGTCCTGCTGGAGCTGTGCGGCCCCGAGGGGACCGGCCTGACCCGGGTCAATGTGACCAAGCGCCACGGCGACCTCTACAAGGCCGCCCGGGACGCCGACTGGGGCCAGGCCTGGCCCCCGGCACCGCAGCCGTAG